From the Cloeon dipterum chromosome 4, ieCloDipt1.1, whole genome shotgun sequence genome, the window AGTTTCGCAGCTTCCGTTTGGCACGGCACCGTCGGACATTGAGGAAACGGACAGCCCAAAGCAGGTGTCTAGAATTTAACCTATAATAAAAGACCGTTAAAATTTGATCCTATTTTATACCTCGCAAATGTATCTGCTTGAGAAGGCATTGACGCAGGGACGGTCGTTCAGCAGAAGGTTATTCGGGGGTGTGCCTCCTCCCACGATCATTTCATTGCAGTTTTCATTTCCTTGAAAGTTGTTTGGCTCGTTTGCTGCGTATTTTACGTCCGAGGTGATGTTGACTACAGGGTCGGCCGTGCACCAAACGAAGTATCCACTGAACTTATTGCTCCCGGATGTCCACCATGAGCCTCCAATGCCGTAGTTTGgcacttggaaaatttcaccaaattaaaatatttgggtTTTTTTCGAGTTTAGAACTCACGACTTATCATTTTGGCGAGACAAAGGTATTCCGCGGCGGTTTCTATGCTTAGAAGCTTCATATTGCGCGCACAGCATTGCGAAGCGGCGTTCGGCCAGTCaacctgattttttattgattgggATAAGTTCTATATAGAAATGATTTGTTGTCTTACCCCAGAATCACTGAAAAAGTACATTCTGTCACAGGCGAATCGAAAAACGCCACCAACAGGGGCGCCAACTGCGGCTGTgtgcaaaagaaattattttaatattcattttcaaggtTAAAGTACTCTTTATGTAGCCATTAGCGTCCAGCAATGAGGGCTGTAAATCATATTTTAGTTTAGAAATtcgtttttcaattattttaaatagtaaacCTGTGTGACACACGTGTAATTCAAGCATAGAGGCTTTGGTGTTGTTGTAGTTgttgtggtggtggtggttgtaGTCGTGGTCGTAGTCGTTGTAGTtgttgtggttgttgttgtggtGGTGGAAGTCGACGTTGAAGTAGTTGTAGGCGTAGTTGTTGTAGTTGTAGTTGTAGTTGTGGTAGGTGTGGTTGTACTTGTTGATGTTGTTGATGTTGTTGTGGTTGATGTTGTTGTGGTTGGTTCGGTAGAAGTTTCTACAGTTGTAGTAGTTGCAACTGTCGTGGGAATTGTTGTAGTTGTGTCCGTGGTTTCGGTCGTAGCTGCTAAGAGAATTGTTTGAATGCctgatttttcattcaaatataaaattaactgGTTTCTGGGACCGCGGAGGAGCTGCCGAGCGTCGTACTAATTGCTGTTGATCGCtttgtctttaaatttaatttaagtttagaTGTCAAGTTCTTTAGTTTGGGAGTTTATACCATAGATATTTGTGAAGTTGTTTGCATCTTTGTGGTTGTGGTGGTGTTGCACTGACTAGGGTTTCCTGAGCAGCACTTTTGGATGTAGACCCTTCGGTTTGTAATTACACGCACTGCAAAACAACTCCAAAGTTTCTTTCcgatattaatttctaaacaaaATCCTACCGATTTCTACTCGAATTATGTTACGAATAGGAGATTTTGCTTTCTaattgagaatatttttttatttaaaatacgtCAGAAGCTCTCAATACATTTACAGTGAGCATGGtgagcacaaaaattataGCAAGCACTGATCTCCACAGCATATTCCTATGtcttatttagaaaataaattaaacaaaatcccACTGATAATATGTTAACCCTAACTCACCCTATTAACAAAACTGCCGATTTAAAGTGTCCAGTAATATTTTGTGACTGCAACTGCACCAAATTTCGGCCAGAAACACAGCGTTCTCACAAAACGGATGTTTTGTTGCTTCCGCTGGTAGACACGCTCCCACTGTGCTGAATTTTATAcgcgttttaaaatattggaaaagtGGAACACATATGTTCAAGCACGTCACTAAAAGGCTGAGAGTTGTATCGTGTGCTTGCCAAAACAGCGTTGCCAGATGAACTGCTCAACACGAGGAGAAATGgaacaaataaatagttttttttctgctgtgtgtaaatt encodes:
- the LOC135942903 gene encoding P-selectin-like codes for the protein MYFFSDSGVDWPNAASQCCARNMKLLSIETAAEYLCLAKMISLPNYGIGGSWWTSGSNKFSGYFVWCTADPVVNITSDVKYAANEPNNFQGNENCNEMIVGGGTPPNNLLLNDRPCVNAFSSRYICEATLTACSGRLAGVSISFPRWRKTGTTPKQNAASTE